A region from the Kineothrix sp. IPX-CK genome encodes:
- a CDS encoding MATE family efflux transporter, with translation MKFKFSSQNLEQRRDLILRGNVVSTILMLSLPSLMMGLVQSLIPVIDGLFLNNLVGTTAASAVTYCTPVVNMTTALSQGLSVAGMAIIGQSNGRGDFKESRNTTIQLIIFAFILGVVLAPLLVVVAFGLSGHVNQEIAHDVFVYISLNALVIPFSFLEAIYNAIKNANGRPEDSFIRMIIMLILKIVFNTFFIYVLHWGLVGSVIASLVSNVLITFWMFYELFLKKNGDRLEMRGFHFNHRIIKKLLYIGFPSMLSSLMLNFGFFLINNEVEKYGSIVLNGQGIANNITAVCFILPSSFASAVTTMVSMNVGAKQVRRAKYSCLIGCIVSAITAAALIAVVVPLSSYLTILFTREAQVVEVANKALHIYTYSVIGFGVCMVEQGAFIGLGKTKITLVMSILRIWLLRYIFILATESYLSYYSVFWGNLFSNYMAALITTILIFRVSWESDI, from the coding sequence ATGAAGTTTAAATTTTCAAGTCAAAATTTGGAGCAGCGAAGAGATCTGATATTGAGGGGAAATGTAGTTTCTACGATTTTAATGTTATCTCTTCCCTCGCTTATGATGGGCTTAGTACAGTCGCTGATACCGGTTATTGACGGGCTGTTTTTAAATAATCTGGTAGGTACCACGGCCGCCAGCGCCGTAACCTATTGTACTCCGGTGGTAAATATGACTACGGCTCTTTCGCAGGGACTCAGCGTTGCAGGGATGGCGATTATCGGTCAGTCCAACGGCAGAGGCGATTTTAAAGAGAGCAGGAACACTACGATACAGTTGATTATTTTCGCTTTTATACTGGGAGTTGTGCTGGCGCCGCTGCTGGTAGTAGTTGCTTTTGGGTTGTCCGGTCATGTAAATCAGGAAATTGCACATGATGTATTCGTATACATATCCTTAAATGCGCTCGTTATCCCCTTTTCTTTTTTGGAAGCAATCTATAACGCCATTAAAAATGCCAATGGCAGGCCGGAAGATTCCTTTATACGTATGATTATTATGCTGATTCTCAAGATCGTGTTCAACACTTTCTTTATCTACGTATTGCATTGGGGGCTTGTGGGCTCAGTGATCGCATCTTTGGTTTCTAATGTTTTGATCACCTTCTGGATGTTTTATGAACTGTTTCTTAAGAAAAACGGCGACAGATTGGAAATGAGGGGATTTCATTTCAACCACAGAATCATCAAGAAGCTGCTTTATATTGGCTTTCCTTCCATGCTTTCGAGCCTGATGCTTAACTTTGGATTCTTTCTGATTAACAACGAGGTAGAGAAATACGGTTCCATTGTGCTGAACGGGCAGGGGATTGCGAATAACATTACCGCAGTCTGCTTTATTCTTCCGTCTTCCTTCGCCTCGGCAGTCACAACTATGGTAAGCATGAATGTAGGAGCAAAGCAGGTAAGGAGAGCGAAGTATTCCTGTCTGATCGGCTGTATTGTCAGCGCCATAACTGCGGCTGCGCTTATTGCCGTAGTCGTACCGTTGTCTTCGTATTTGACGATATTGTTTACCAGAGAAGCACAGGTGGTTGAGGTGGCGAACAAAGCGCTTCACATCTATACATATTCTGTCATAGGCTTTGGGGTCTGTATGGTGGAGCAGGGAGCCTTCATCGGTCTGGGCAAGACGAAGATTACTCTTGTAATGAGTATTTTGAGAATATGGCTGCTGCGCTATATTTTCATACTCGCCACAGAATCGTATTTAAGCTATTATTCCGTATTCTGGGGAAATCTTTTTTCTAATTATATGGCCGCTCTCATTACTACCATACTGATATTTAGAGTGAGCTGGGAGTCAGATATTTAG
- a CDS encoding mechanosensitive ion channel family protein: MDYLKILTSFTTEETINIGLIEKYLQELPEKALHLGTRVLLSIVFLLVGIQLIKLIRKLIKKSLRRGSVDIGVVQFIDSFLKVSLYAVLVITIASGFGLDAASILALLGSAGVAIGLAIQGSLSNFVGGVLILLLKPFKVGDYIKEDSKGNEGVVKEIELFYTKLTTVDNKVIVLPNGTLANSSLTNVTACDNRRMDIIVKISYDADIRKAKEVLQKVLDEDEAVLKAEEHFVYIDELGDSSVNVGIRCWFSMDDFWPGKWRITEMVKYALDEAGISIPSSQMDVYLKEEITSKSELKKQ, translated from the coding sequence ATGGATTATTTGAAGATCTTGACATCTTTTACGACAGAGGAGACCATCAACATAGGTCTGATTGAGAAATACCTTCAGGAACTGCCGGAAAAGGCATTACACTTGGGCACCAGAGTGCTTCTCTCCATTGTATTTCTGCTTGTGGGAATACAGCTTATTAAGCTGATCCGCAAGCTCATAAAGAAGTCGCTGCGGAGGGGGAGTGTGGATATCGGCGTAGTCCAGTTTATCGATTCCTTCTTAAAGGTGTCCCTGTACGCTGTGCTGGTCATAACCATAGCATCGGGCTTCGGGCTTGATGCAGCGAGTATACTGGCACTGTTAGGTTCGGCCGGCGTGGCTATCGGTCTCGCCATTCAGGGAAGCCTGTCCAATTTTGTGGGAGGCGTGCTTATTTTATTGCTGAAGCCTTTTAAGGTGGGAGACTATATCAAAGAAGACTCCAAGGGAAATGAGGGCGTCGTAAAGGAAATAGAATTGTTCTATACGAAACTCACCACTGTGGATAACAAAGTGATCGTACTTCCGAACGGGACGCTTGCTAATTCCAGTCTGACGAATGTAACTGCATGCGATAACCGCAGAATGGATATTATTGTAAAAATATCCTATGATGCGGACATTAGAAAGGCGAAAGAGGTATTGCAGAAGGTTTTGGATGAAGATGAGGCGGTCTTAAAAGCGGAAGAGCATTTTGTCTATATTGATGAGCTGGGAGACTCCAGCGTAAATGTAGGAATAAGATGCTGGTTTTCAATGGACGATTTCTGGCCTGGAAAGTGGCGGATAACGGAAATGGTCAAATATGCACTGGATGAAGCAGGCATCAGTATACCTTCTTCTCAGATGGACGTGTATTTGAAGGAGGAAATCACCTCCAAGAGTGAGCTGAAAAAACAATAG